The Brassica oleracea var. oleracea cultivar TO1000 chromosome C6, BOL, whole genome shotgun sequence genomic interval CGCATCGCCGAGATTGTAGACAGAGGAGGATCATCTTGTGGTGTGAGCGGAGCGATGTACATGATCATATTCATGCTTACTGGATACGCAGGGAGTAGTCTCTACTCTTGCTTTTACCGAACCAAACTTAGAGGCCAGTACAATCTCAAGGAGAGGCCATGCTGTGATTGTTGCGTCCATTTTTGCTGCGAGCCGTGCGCTCTTTGTCAAGAGTATAGGCAACTTGAACACAAACGCGCCTTCGACTTGTCCATTGGGTGGCATGGGAACATGGAACGACAGGCACGAATGGCTATGTCTGCTTCTGCATCTGCGGTTCCTCCAGTTCTTCAACCGCCCATGTCTAGGTTGAATTAGATTGGTTCTTATCTGTTTTAACTATTAGTTGTTTGGATCCTGTGACGTAATTTGTATTATTTCGTAATTGTCATTCATTACTTCTCCGATTTAAACTGTGTCTATTGTAAGAAAGTAAAAATTCGTAGCAAACGTTATTTTACAAGAACTTAGATTGCTACCATGTAGAATTGTAAAACGAAGTTTCATTCTCAACCATTTTGGTGTGTAACAAATCGTAGTTTAAATTTTTCCTGTGATATAATGCCGTGTGGGTGTCTATGGACCAGAGGAAAGTCTAGATTATAATTATGTATCGAGACTTTCTTTATACGTGCCATAAATTTTACAATTATACTTATAAATTTATGGGTTATAATTTCAAAATAAAATTGTATAGATATAGATGACTATATCATTAATTTAAATATACTTTAATAGCTTTTTAAACATTATCATATATAATTTGAATCGGCGTTGTTTCTCAAGCATACATGGTATGCACTGTTTTGTTGGTTTTATACCAAACTTTGCTTACTGCTACTTCAAGAAAAATATGACATCAAATCTTTGATAAAATGGCAACCAATTTCAGCATACAGTTTTGACCGCCAATATTATTAATAATGCTAATGGTTCAAACAGTGATTAAACCATTAGTGATATTCTCACATGTTGAGATGTTTCCTCACGGATATGCTAAAACTAGTTAAATACTTAAAATGAAAAGATTGGTGCATGAACAATGAAGAACAAGAGTGGGAACTTATCTTTCTGGTAAGTGTATTATGACAAAACTATTCAACCAATTCCACATTTCTTCTGACCCTATGCCGTGGAAAATGCTAGACTACCACCCACCACCACAATATTTGATGCTTACGTGCCACATTTTCATCATTGCGAAGAAATAAAAACAAACTATAACACGATTTGTTGAATAGGCCATCGACTAGCTTACAAAGAAAAAATAACGTTGAATATTTGCCTCCCAGCTCATTGGATAAGAACAATTCTTTTGAGTCTGTTCACACGTTTCCATTATAGAAGCATTGACGTCAACATTCTGAAGATTAAAAAGTAAATATGAATGAAAAACCCTATTTTATATATAATTTGTCTCAACCAAAACAAGTTTATATTTTTGTTGGATCAATGGAAAATTCATACTTTTTTAGTAAAAATGTGTAGTTTTAGTATTTATATGGTAAAAATTAATGCCTACTAAAGTTATACTTAATTTAGCTCGGTCAACACAAGTACATATGTCTTTTAAATTAACGAAGAATTCATGTTTTTTAGGACAAAACTGTATAAATTCATTATTTATTTGACTTCTTTCTCCGAAGAAAAGTTACAGTTTATAATAAACATAATATTGTATATTGATGGAAAAAATAAAGTGGAATTGGTTTCAAACTTACATTTTATATCCTTCTCCTATATAAAAACCTCTCAAATACATCATCAGTCCCCAAACTCTCTATTTAAAGCTCTTTTTACAACTATCTAGTAAAAGCTCTTTTGGTGTCACGAAGCACAAACCACACTTGAAAAAAGGAAAATGGAAGCAACCACAATTACCCATGTGACGACCAATAATCCTAATTATAACACCACCATTCATGGACCGGTCGTAGAAGAAGTGGAAGACCTTATTAGAGTCTACAAAGACGGTCACGTGGAACGAACTCAGTTCGTGCCGTGTGTGGATCCCTCACTACCCCTCGAGCTTGGTGTGGCTTGCTCTGATGTTCAGATAGACGAGTTGACAAACGTATGGGCACGTCTCTATGTCCCAACGGTGAACAACTCCTCGTCCGTCTCTAAGCTCCCTTTGCTTGTTTATTTCCACGGTGGAGGCTTCTGCGCCGGCTCGGCTTCTTGGTCGTGTTACCACCAGTTCTTGGGCCGATTGTCAGCTAAATCACGGTGTCTGGTCATGCATGTAAACTACCGTTTAGCCCCTGAGAACCCTCTTCCGGCAGCATACGAAGATGGAGTCAATGCCATTCTTTGGCTCAAGAAAACAAGAAATGATAACTTGTGGTCCGAGCTATGTGACTTTGGCAGTATATTCTTAGCCGGAGACAGCGCCGGAGGCAACATCGCCAACCATGTAGCTTCGAGATTAGCAGACGTTGACGCTCTTATAAAGCCATTGATAATAGAAGGAACGATCTTGATCCAGCCTTTCTTCGGTGGGGAGGCGCGTACCAAGAGCGAGATGCGCGTGGAGAACAACACGGCGAGCTCAGTGCTGACACTTACGTCTTCAGACACGTGGTGGAGGCTGGCTTTGCCGCGTGACGCAAACAGAGAGCATCCGTATTGTAAACCGGTGAAGATCACGACGAGGACGCTGGTTTGTGTGGCGGAGATGGATGTGCTGATGGATAGGGCGATGGAGATGTGCGATAGCGATGAGAAAATGATCAAGTGCGTGGTATACAAAGGCGTTGGTCATGCGTTTCAGATTCTTGATGAGTCTTCGCTTGCTACCACGATGACTCTTCAAATGTTGTGCGACATCGATGCTTTCATCCACCACTCTGAGAATTTAAATTAGTTATGTATATGTAACCTGTTTATGGTAGCACTTCTATGTTTGCATCTTAGATTTTTTTTTGTCACAAATGTTCGTATCATAGATAGTTAGATACTAAAATGTTTTTAGGAACTAAAAGAACTTGATAATAACATGCGTTCTGCAGGATAAAGTATCTATTAATTATTATATAACATTTGATTTTAAAATTACAGGAAAAAATAAAATTTTAAATGTCTAGAGGTTTTGAAAACATATTGAGAGCACAATTATGTAATCAGCATTTTTTAATGTGTTCGTGTTGTTGCGTGCATGAACTAGGCCAACCAATTATCTTATCGAAAGATGACCTAGTATTTGAGTTCATGCTAAAATTTGAGACCAAAGTTAAGTTTGTAACTAATAATTTACTCCATCTGTTTTTAGGTGTTATTCTAACATTTTTTTGTTACGCAAAAATATTACTTTAGAATTTTAATGTAAATTATATTTATTTTCAGTTGAAAATTAATTACAAACTATATTGATTACAAACTAAGTTGATTTTATAAATAATTTTATTTGGCTCAAATACTATTGGTCAAATATGTGTAATTAATATCAGTTTAAATATATTTCAGTCACTTTCTTAATCTGTGTGAAAACTGTCAAAATGACATTTATTAAAAAAACAGAATAAGTATTTGATAGTAATTCAGTTAAAAAAAAAACTTATTTGATAATTAAAGAAAGGAGAGGAGAACTGCTAATAACTAAAAGGACCCTAACTAAAAGTCTCAAATAATGTCTCTGATAATTGTAGTGGTGGACAATTTGTAGATAAAAAGCGTAGTTCACGGTTGGACTTCGTGGCAACCTCATTTTTTCTTCTTTCTTCTTTTCTATGCTATTTTATTTTTTATCACAAAGAAATAATAATAATTTCTATGATCATCTATGACTTTTGGAAAATCGGCATTATCAATTTCTAGGACGCAAACTTTGACCATTTAATTTTGTTTTCAATTTTTTTCTCTCGAATAATGCAAAATTTGAAAATTGGTTGCGTGCAATATATATATATATATATTCTCACTTTTTATTTTAGTCGTCGCTTTTATACTTGTGCATATAGATTAAAAAATATTTAATACTAAACAAAATCATCACTATCAATATATTTAACCACATTTCAACTAACAGAAAAATAGATTAAAAGATAAAATCAATAAATTTTGCATTGAAATTATAAAACGATACTTATTTTGAAATGAAAAATTAATTCTACAGTGACAAGTAAACTAATGAGAGTATATATTAAGTAGACCAAAATCAATCATGTAGTCAAACATTATTCAAACAACATATTTACGGTAACCAATTATGTAATCTTAATTTAATTTATGGGATAATTTGAAGAAAAAGGCTAAATCTTGTAAATTATCACTAGAAGATTTATTAGATTTTAGGTGTTGGAGCTTAT includes:
- the LOC106299520 gene encoding protein PLANT CADMIUM RESISTANCE 11, whose translation is MNPSSNFTQGLTHGKPKGWSTDLCECWRDINSCCLTCWCPCVAFGRIAEIVDRGGSSCGVSGAMYMIIFMLTGYAGSSLYSCFYRTKLRGQYNLKERPCCDCCVHFCCEPCALCQEYRQLEHKRAFDLSIGWHGNMERQARMAMSASASAVPPVLQPPMSRLN
- the LOC106299025 gene encoding probable carboxylesterase 6; this translates as MEATTITHVTTNNPNYNTTIHGPVVEEVEDLIRVYKDGHVERTQFVPCVDPSLPLELGVACSDVQIDELTNVWARLYVPTVNNSSSVSKLPLLVYFHGGGFCAGSASWSCYHQFLGRLSAKSRCLVMHVNYRLAPENPLPAAYEDGVNAILWLKKTRNDNLWSELCDFGSIFLAGDSAGGNIANHVASRLADVDALIKPLIIEGTILIQPFFGGEARTKSEMRVENNTASSVLTLTSSDTWWRLALPRDANREHPYCKPVKITTRTLVCVAEMDVLMDRAMEMCDSDEKMIKCVVYKGVGHAFQILDESSLATTMTLQMLCDIDAFIHHSENLN